Proteins from one Patescibacteria group bacterium genomic window:
- a CDS encoding helix-turn-helix transcriptional regulator, producing MMEKEQLKLVKSPKSMLASRLHDCLADKNISLLELSKIINIPYATLYRLFNDNTPDPKVSVLKALAEYFGLSLDALLDLSDEAGEMPHCIRDY from the coding sequence ATGATGGAAAAAGAACAATTAAAATTAGTTAAAAGCCCCAAAAGCATGCTGGCTTCACGCCTGCACGATTGTTTGGCTGACAAGAATATATCTTTGCTTGAACTTTCCAAGATAATCAACATACCGTATGCAACGTTATATCGTCTATTTAACGACAACACCCCTGATCCAAAAGTATCTGTGCTTAAGGCCTTGGCAGAATATTTTGGACTTTCCCTAGATGCGTTGCTTGACCTGTCGGATGAGGCTGGCGAAATGCCACATTGTATCCGTGATTATTGA
- a CDS encoding S24 family peptidase, translating to MKVLKAYLAKRLALTSKPSMSPRFPKGTVFIIDKQEPPRDGDLVLVKIKDSEGLTLRDLMVDPPQWRLQPVVQGSEPLVFAKGRHEVVGVVMMTLFHAQGVGI from the coding sequence ATGAAAGTGCTGAAGGCTTATCTAGCGAAACGCTTGGCGTTAACGAGCAAACCATCTATGTCCCCGCGTTTTCCAAAAGGCACAGTATTTATCATCGATAAACAAGAGCCACCCCGTGATGGAGACTTGGTGCTGGTAAAGATCAAAGATAGCGAGGGTTTAACGTTGCGCGATCTGATGGTTGACCCACCACAGTGGCGGTTGCAGCCAGTCGTACAAGGTTCTGAGCCTTTGGTTTTTGCAAAGGGTAGGCATGAGGTTGTGGGTGTTGTGATGATGACGTTGTTTCATGCGCAGGGTGTCGGTATTTGA
- a CDS encoding ATP-binding protein, protein MQNLLNSIISEKALHPLRVVVYGVEGVGKTAFRAAAPKPVFITTEDGAAHLGVSRFPMADSWNAVLQAVEALLSSEHDYQTLVIDSADWAERLAQAAVCQENHHSSIEGMGYGRGYTFVAEKFSQLLQGLSRLGSQKKMHCIFTAHTQIRTFNDPLSESYDMYQLKLQKQVAGLLKEWCDCLLFANFKTLVRDSDGRKQCVSYGERLLHTEHRSGFDAKNRFDLPETLPLDFKALYQPYQTYFS, encoded by the coding sequence ATGCAGAACCTGCTTAATTCTATTATCAGTGAAAAAGCGCTCCACCCCCTACGTGTTGTTGTTTATGGCGTAGAGGGGGTGGGTAAGACTGCTTTTCGTGCGGCAGCGCCTAAGCCAGTATTTATTACCACCGAAGATGGAGCGGCACACCTTGGCGTTTCTCGCTTCCCAATGGCAGATTCCTGGAATGCTGTATTGCAGGCTGTAGAAGCCTTGCTAAGCTCTGAACATGATTATCAAACCTTAGTGATTGATAGCGCAGACTGGGCAGAACGTTTAGCACAAGCAGCTGTATGCCAAGAAAACCATCACAGCAGTATTGAGGGGATGGGTTATGGGCGTGGCTATACTTTCGTTGCTGAAAAGTTTTCTCAATTGTTACAAGGGCTGAGCAGGCTTGGCAGTCAAAAAAAGATGCATTGCATTTTTACCGCGCATACACAGATACGTACTTTTAATGACCCCTTGTCTGAAAGCTATGACATGTACCAGCTCAAGCTGCAAAAGCAAGTAGCGGGACTGTTAAAAGAATGGTGTGACTGTTTATTATTCGCCAACTTTAAGACGCTTGTGCGTGATTCTGATGGTCGCAAGCAGTGCGTTTCTTATGGCGAGCGACTATTGCATACGGAGCATCGCAGTGGCTTTGATGCAAAGAATCGATTTGACCTTCCAGAGACATTACCTTTAGATTTTAAAGCGTTATATCAACCCTATCAAACATATTTTAGTTAA
- a CDS encoding DUF669 domain-containing protein produces MGVKLFENFNVEHPNKQTVEIAFKWLKTLCLACGLPDEGVVNESLIQALIGKHCLVTVVTEENDYGKMNRVRYYEKLGVLANTPPYGPSF; encoded by the coding sequence ATGGGGGTGAAGCTCTTTGAAAACTTCAATGTAGAGCATCCAAATAAGCAAACCGTAGAAATTGCATTTAAGTGGCTTAAAACCTTATGTTTAGCCTGCGGTCTGCCTGATGAAGGCGTTGTCAATGAATCGCTTATTCAAGCGCTAATAGGCAAGCACTGTTTGGTGACTGTTGTTACGGAAGAAAACGACTACGGAAAAATGAATCGTGTTCGTTATTACGAAAAACTTGGTGTATTAGCGAATACACCCCCATATGGCCCATCATTCTAG
- a CDS encoding phage holin family protein, translating into MFVLSAIIITSLAGYLKRHGHKPGWHWLHFLQDLLISVTVGFMGYFLMMGATGNEWLAVGAASYLGHVGPMGLDLIKNKIKDL; encoded by the coding sequence TTGTTCGTCTTGTCGGCGATCATTATCACAAGCCTTGCAGGTTACCTTAAACGCCACGGGCACAAACCAGGATGGCATTGGTTGCATTTTCTGCAGGACTTACTGATAAGTGTCACCGTTGGTTTTATGGGATATTTCCTGATGATGGGCGCCACAGGCAATGAATGGTTGGCGGTGGGTGCTGCAAGTTACCTTGGGCATGTGGGGCCGATGGGGTTGGATTTGATAAAAAATAAAATTAAAGATTTATGA
- a CDS encoding terminase gpA endonuclease subunit: MALLIQTTVIQHLFGCRGFCSFSAKRSYGFTAQKLQQAKLDNDSQSADERLTIQPLVKFLSKQVMHPVGRLFMIAVVIISRASYLKLHMFVSLTVDVQENRSRLCYKRLGKEFNSWLVDHGELWGETDKPDVWSDLDQLFT, from the coding sequence TTGGCACTGCTGATACAGACAACAGTGATACAGCATCTTTTTGGGTGTCGGGGCTTTTGTTCTTTCAGTGCCAAGAGAAGCTACGGATTTACTGCACAAAAATTGCAACAAGCCAAATTAGACAATGACTCCCAATCAGCTGATGAGCGTCTTACAATACAGCCCTTGGTGAAGTTTTTGAGCAAACAGGTGATGCACCCAGTTGGCAGGCTGTTCATGATTGCCGTAGTGATTATAAGCAGGGCGAGTTACCTAAAGCTACACATGTTTGTATCGTTGACCGTTGATGTGCAAGAAAATCGCTCTCGTTTATGCTATAAGAGGCTGGGGAAAGAGTTCAATTCTTGGCTTGTTGATCATGGAGAGCTGTGGGGTGAGACGGACAAGCCAGATGTTTGGTCTGATTTAGACCAGCTTTTTACATAA
- a CDS encoding head decoration protein, whose product MVEINQEGLPIGSLLGQVTETGQWVPLKLNGANDGSEQARAIVIAATKKESKYLIIARHAIAKETGIVWPQTKSETIEVIKQQLEARGILVRL is encoded by the coding sequence GTGGTAGAGATAAACCAGGAGGGTTTACCTATTGGTAGTTTGCTTGGACAAGTAACAGAAACGGGTCAGTGGGTTCCGCTCAAGCTTAATGGCGCAAATGATGGCAGCGAGCAAGCCAGAGCTATCGTGATTGCTGCAACAAAAAAAGAGAGCAAATATCTTATTATTGCTCGTCATGCCATTGCCAAAGAAACCGGTATTGTTTGGCCGCAAACCAAGTCAGAAACGATTGAAGTCATTAAGCAACAACTAGAAGCCCGTGGCATTCTAGTTCGTCTGTAA
- a CDS encoding major capsid protein, translated as MQNPFNNPAFETATLTKAINLLPNSYGRLRELNLFPEKGVRDRTIVAEFKQGQLNLLPTKPVGSDGTKYINAKRHVRSFHIPHIPFDGEILPDEYQSIRAFGSGLS; from the coding sequence ATGCAAAACCCATTCAACAATCCAGCCTTTGAAACAGCAACATTAACAAAAGCCATTAACCTGCTGCCTAACAGTTATGGTCGATTACGAGAATTAAACTTGTTCCCTGAGAAGGGTGTCCGTGATAGAACGATTGTTGCTGAATTCAAACAAGGACAGCTCAATTTGTTACCCACAAAGCCTGTGGGGTCAGATGGAACCAAATATATTAATGCAAAGCGACATGTGCGTTCGTTTCACATTCCTCATATTCCATTTGATGGTGAAATATTGCCAGATGAATATCAGAGTATCCGTGCGTTTGGTAGTGGTCTGAGCTAA
- a CDS encoding glycosyltransferase family 39 protein, giving the protein MLTKFYRKGHKILITALFFLLVIFFIFYSLFAFNHVHKFSSPDETLNHFFTKHFIENTNFKYQEPLNQEFNGLVKPRSFSYHHGYIVPGSFLGLPLIYGFFGKIFGSWIIYYLGPLIGSVAVFFFYLFLKEIFIKKIAFIASLLLFIQPVYVFYAMRPFWHNGLFVAFLIITAYFFIKMVKNSSWLNYLFFGIFLGLALITRTSEIFWILLSAVIILGFNYKKLNYKYLILAAIGFLVILTPLLYFQNQTFGQALTTSYTKNITASSGSESGLSAKNFMKILLPFGFNSDLFVKRFFDYSFYLMFLWFGLSFFGLVIVIKKFIKKEVNKNIFSYSLWFLLVSVWLMIYYGSFRFIEFISQGTTLIGISYARYWLPLYVFCLPLAVYFIFKFFRKYRFNKIITTLLLSLIIFSSIYIIFLDDYYGLKVMLFTKSQEGNNKLDYVLENTGENAIIIAGANDKLYFPDRQVIGYNGSRLTASLQNKLPQLYEKAPIYLDGNLASNLDEVNNNLSVYRLSFEKIDPNNEIYQLTKNDQK; this is encoded by the coding sequence ATGTTAACTAAATTTTACAGAAAGGGGCATAAAATACTTATTACGGCATTATTTTTTTTATTAGTAATTTTCTTTATATTTTACTCACTTTTCGCCTTTAATCATGTCCACAAATTCTCCTCGCCCGACGAAACCCTTAATCACTTTTTTACTAAGCATTTTATAGAAAATACTAATTTTAAATATCAGGAGCCGTTAAATCAAGAGTTTAATGGTTTAGTCAAGCCGAGAAGCTTCTCTTATCATCATGGCTATATAGTGCCTGGTTCTTTTCTGGGCTTGCCCTTGATCTATGGTTTTTTTGGCAAGATTTTTGGTTCTTGGATTATTTATTATCTGGGCCCTTTAATCGGCTCAGTGGCCGTTTTTTTCTTTTATTTGTTTTTAAAAGAAATTTTTATCAAGAAAATTGCTTTTATAGCCAGTCTCTTACTTTTTATCCAGCCGGTTTATGTTTTTTATGCCATGCGGCCGTTTTGGCATAACGGTCTCTTTGTCGCTTTTTTAATTATCACGGCTTACTTTTTTATTAAAATGGTTAAAAATTCAAGCTGGCTTAACTATTTATTTTTTGGTATTTTTTTGGGACTAGCTCTGATCACTCGCACCTCAGAGATTTTCTGGATTTTATTATCAGCTGTAATAATTTTAGGTTTTAATTATAAAAAATTAAATTATAAATATTTGATATTAGCGGCCATTGGTTTTTTAGTAATATTGACTCCTTTATTATATTTTCAAAACCAGACCTTTGGCCAGGCTTTAACCACCAGTTATACCAAAAATATTACTGCTTCTTCTGGCAGTGAAAGCGGTTTGAGTGCCAAGAATTTTATGAAAATACTTTTACCCTTTGGTTTTAACTCGGATTTATTTGTGAAACGTTTTTTTGATTATTCTTTTTATTTAATGTTTCTCTGGTTTGGTTTGTCTTTTTTTGGCTTAGTTATAGTTATTAAAAAATTTATAAAGAAAGAGGTAAATAAAAATATATTTAGCTATTCATTGTGGTTTTTATTGGTCTCGGTTTGGCTGATGATTTATTACGGTAGTTTTAGATTCATCGAGTTCATCAGCCAGGGCACCACCTTAATTGGTATATCTTACGCCCGCTATTGGCTACCTTTGTATGTTTTTTGTCTGCCTTTGGCCGTTTATTTTATTTTCAAGTTTTTTCGAAAATACCGTTTTAATAAAATTATTACCACTTTACTTTTATCGTTAATTATCTTTAGCAGTATTTATATTATTTTTCTGGATGATTACTACGGTCTTAAGGTCATGTTATTTACTAAAAGTCAAGAAGGTAATAATAAGCTTGATTATGTCTTGGAAAATACGGGGGAAAATGCTATTATAATAGCCGGAGCTAATGATAAGCTTTATTTTCCCGACCGCCAAGTGATTGGCTATAATGGCTCCAGATTAACTGCTTCTCTTCAAAATAAATTGCCTCAGTTATACGAAAAAGCGCCTATCTATTTAGACGGCAATTTAGCTTCAAACCTCGATGAAGTAAATAATAATTTATCGGTTTACCGTTTAAGTTTTGAAAAAATTGATCCAAATAATGAAATCTACCAGTTAACCAAAAATGACCAAAAATAA
- a CDS encoding glycosyltransferase family 2 protein, whose translation MNNNKIYIIIPAFNEAQTIGNVLNDLKDKYSNIVVVDDASDDNTAKIAKSMGVIVLEHLINRGQGAALKTGINYALNNKADVIVTFDADGQHQTDDIEKLIKPIIEDNFDVTLGSRFLNSDSVKKIPPLKKIILKTGLIFTKAFSHLKITDTHNGLRAFSNQAAQKIIIRQDRMAHASEILDEISRNNIKYKEIPVTIHYTDYSKSKGQSSLAFGKILFKYFIGKLMK comes from the coding sequence ATGAATAATAATAAAATATATATTATCATACCAGCCTTTAATGAAGCTCAAACCATTGGTAATGTTTTAAATGATTTAAAAGATAAATATTCTAATATTGTAGTAGTTGATGACGCTTCTGATGATAACACGGCAAAAATCGCTAAAAGTATGGGGGTTATTGTTTTAGAACATTTAATCAATCGCGGACAGGGAGCCGCTCTAAAAACCGGCATTAATTACGCTTTAAATAATAAAGCTGATGTTATTGTCACTTTTGACGCTGACGGCCAACATCAAACAGATGATATTGAGAAACTAATAAAGCCTATTATAGAAGATAATTTTGACGTAACCTTGGGCTCTAGATTTCTTAATTCCGATTCTGTAAAAAAAATACCGCCCTTAAAAAAAATTATTTTAAAAACTGGTTTAATTTTTACCAAAGCCTTCTCTCATTTAAAGATTACTGATACCCATAATGGTTTACGGGCTTTTTCTAACCAGGCAGCTCAAAAAATTATAATTAGACAAGATCGTATGGCCCATGCTTCAGAAATATTAGATGAAATATCCAGAAATAATATTAAATATAAAGAAATTCCGGTAACTATTCATTATACAGATTATTCAAAATCAAAAGGTCAAAGCTCTTTAGCTTTTGGCAAAATATTATTCAAATACTTTATTGGTAAATTAATGAAATGA
- a CDS encoding DUF2304 family protein — protein MIIKIIISVLVLFFISRVYLRFRDGSLSLLAFIIWVLLWSGITFFTWWPRFSDFIANKIGVGRGVDVLVYFSIIFLFYSVFRIYIKLEFIEHEITSLVRNIAYKQKRKNKNEDINNH, from the coding sequence ATGATTATAAAAATAATAATTAGTGTTCTAGTCTTATTTTTCATTTCTCGAGTCTATTTAAGATTCCGAGACGGTTCTTTAAGTTTATTAGCATTTATCATTTGGGTTTTACTCTGGTCTGGTATTACTTTTTTTACCTGGTGGCCGAGATTTAGTGATTTTATTGCTAATAAAATAGGTGTTGGTCGCGGGGTTGATGTTTTAGTTTATTTTTCTATTATCTTTCTTTTTTATAGCGTTTTTCGTATATATATCAAACTAGAATTTATTGAACATGAAATCACTTCATTAGTCAGAAATATAGCTTACAAACAAAAAAGAAAAAATAAAAATGAAGATATTAATAATCACTGA
- a CDS encoding glycosyltransferase family 4 protein: MKILIITEFFPKSEKGELRGGVEARAFYMAKYLAEKYETHIICSREPHTSEEDNINNIKIHRCGPIRNYTQGGSITKRLSFIYQTIKKARNIKPDLVDGYNWICYLATLKIAKKLNIPSIATYHDVWIGDWIKNMGLISGILGSIMEKYILSKKWSLFIANSKVTKNKLIKQNIKADKISVVYNGVDFKKFNNINTQKDVEPTICYIGRLVKYKKVDILIKALKKIKNNLPQIKLKIIGSGPEINKIKTLAKNLDLENNITFLGFIKNHEKVIAHLKKSHVFCLPSIVEGFGMVAVEAMAAGIPYVCTNIPPIREATKNGKGGLLFEKNNINDLKNKLLKILLDNQLYQSLANEGPVYTKRYDWSKIGQELEKTYYNLV; encoded by the coding sequence ATGAAGATATTAATAATCACTGAGTTTTTTCCCAAATCAGAAAAGGGTGAATTACGGGGAGGTGTAGAAGCTCGGGCTTTTTACATGGCTAAATATTTAGCCGAAAAATATGAAACTCATATTATTTGCTCTAGAGAACCCCATACCTCAGAAGAGGATAATATAAACAATATAAAAATACATCGCTGTGGGCCTATTAGAAATTACACCCAAGGCGGTTCAATAACAAAGCGTCTGAGTTTTATTTATCAGACCATTAAAAAAGCGCGTAATATAAAACCTGACTTAGTTGATGGATATAATTGGATTTGTTATTTGGCGACTTTAAAAATTGCTAAAAAATTAAATATACCATCTATAGCCACTTATCATGATGTTTGGATCGGAGATTGGATCAAAAATATGGGTTTAATTTCCGGAATTTTAGGCAGCATTATGGAAAAATATATTCTTTCAAAAAAATGGTCACTGTTTATCGCTAATAGCAAAGTTACAAAAAATAAATTAATTAAACAAAATATTAAAGCAGATAAAATAAGCGTGGTCTATAATGGTGTGGATTTTAAAAAATTCAATAATATTAATACTCAAAAAGATGTAGAGCCAACAATTTGCTATATTGGTCGTTTAGTAAAATACAAAAAAGTGGATATATTAATTAAAGCTCTAAAAAAAATAAAAAATAATTTGCCACAAATAAAACTAAAAATAATCGGCAGCGGCCCGGAAATAAATAAAATAAAGACTTTAGCTAAAAATTTAGATTTGGAAAATAATATCACATTTCTTGGATTTATTAAAAATCATGAAAAAGTCATCGCTCATTTGAAAAAATCTCATGTTTTTTGTCTTCCCTCTATTGTCGAGGGTTTTGGTATGGTAGCTGTGGAAGCTATGGCTGCTGGCATCCCTTATGTATGCACTAATATTCCCCCAATTAGAGAGGCCACTAAAAACGGAAAAGGTGGTTTACTTTTTGAAAAAAATAATATAAATGATTTAAAAAATAAACTGCTTAAAATTTTACTTGATAATCAGCTCTACCAGTCTTTAGCAAATGAAGGACCTGTTTACACTAAAAGATATGATTGGTCTAAGATAGGACAAGAATTAGAAAAAACTTATTATAATTTAGTATGA
- a CDS encoding glycosyltransferase family 4 protein: MKIALLTATFSKFSGIDRVVEMQAKKLASQGHKVLILTLESDLKLIKDSIKIINLKMPKNIFWQRIYRLLFFLDFKKINKAAELVRDYDKIYSHQYPMNLIALKAKNKFGAKYIYYNHGLAPAETFNNLFEKIYIIIFRFLTNITAKKADQAISISKYLSKILKKETGLESDIIYDTIDKKKFNENLSGHKIRNKYNLNSNPIILYVGRISPHKGIHLLIKAFNKVLKKVPKAHLLIVGKETFSGYSNKLKSLSKKNVHFTGYVSDSDLPLYYAAADIYASASLWEGFNLPLLEAQTCGLPVIVFDIGPHSEVIDKNGILVDKKNIPAFAKALEIGIKK, encoded by the coding sequence ATGAAAATAGCTTTACTGACAGCTACATTTTCTAAATTTAGCGGTATTGACCGCGTAGTTGAAATGCAGGCTAAAAAATTAGCCTCGCAAGGACATAAAGTATTAATTTTAACTCTGGAGTCTGATTTAAAATTAATAAAAGATAGTATAAAAATTATTAATTTGAAAATGCCAAAAAATATTTTTTGGCAAAGAATTTATCGTCTTTTATTTTTTTTAGATTTTAAAAAAATAAATAAAGCGGCTGAATTAGTTAGAGATTACGATAAAATATACAGCCATCAATATCCGATGAATTTAATCGCTTTAAAAGCAAAAAATAAATTTGGTGCTAAATATATCTATTATAACCATGGCCTGGCTCCAGCTGAAACATTTAATAATTTATTTGAAAAAATATACATTATAATTTTTAGATTTCTAACCAATATAACCGCCAAAAAAGCGGACCAGGCTATATCAATTAGTAAATATTTATCTAAAATACTTAAAAAGGAAACCGGACTTGAAAGCGATATAATCTATGATACTATTGATAAGAAAAAATTTAATGAAAATTTATCGGGCCATAAAATTAGAAACAAATATAATTTAAATAGTAATCCAATAATTCTATATGTCGGACGTATTTCACCCCATAAAGGTATTCATCTTTTAATCAAAGCTTTTAATAAAGTTTTAAAAAAAGTTCCTAAGGCTCACCTACTCATCGTTGGTAAAGAAACATTTTCTGGCTACAGTAATAAATTAAAATCTTTATCAAAGAAAAATGTTCATTTTACTGGTTACGTGTCTGATTCTGACTTGCCTTTGTATTACGCAGCCGCTGATATTTATGCTTCAGCCAGTTTATGGGAAGGGTTTAACTTACCCCTTCTAGAAGCACAAACTTGCGGCCTACCAGTTATTGTCTTTGATATAGGGCCTCATTCTGAAGTTATTGATAAAAATGGTATTCTTGTTGATAAAAAAAATATACCAGCGTTTGCCAAAGCCTTAGAAATAGGAATAAAAAAATAA
- a CDS encoding glycosyltransferase: MNNNLKICLIVGNLPPTKCGIADYTWKLLLSLKNYPNIKISVITGNNSYINKKTPDDLKIYPIIKKWNIFSFNKIKAIIKKNNPDIIHFQHPSKKYGKNLFQFILPAILKGYFKNKKIMTTIHEYSQSPWYAKPWIRLLVLFSDYLIFTSQNEKNALLVNKNNKPNKIIHIGSNIEKVNFEKNKLQEKKLELLKGYKFLLGYFGFVDSSKGLEELFNFMNNAKNKIFKLIIIGELNRNNNYHCKLLKYIENNNLENSIKITGYLSAREVSKILSVLNICVLPYKEGATLRRGSLLTALAHNLPVITKKGPENEIFRDKENMLLYNSEKDLREKIFQLYNNKKLISKIKGGTKKINGKFIWSKIADKTYKYYQEIMSK; encoded by the coding sequence ATGAATAATAATTTAAAGATATGTTTAATTGTAGGCAATCTGCCTCCAACGAAGTGTGGCATTGCCGATTATACATGGAAATTACTTTTAAGCCTTAAAAATTATCCAAATATAAAAATTTCTGTTATTACAGGAAATAATTCATATATTAATAAAAAAACTCCTGATGATCTTAAAATTTACCCTATAATTAAAAAATGGAACATTTTTTCCTTTAATAAAATCAAGGCCATAATAAAAAAAAATAATCCTGATATTATTCATTTTCAGCATCCTTCTAAAAAATACGGGAAAAATTTGTTTCAGTTTATCTTACCGGCTATTTTAAAAGGGTATTTTAAAAATAAGAAAATTATGACTACAATACATGAGTATTCACAGTCACCTTGGTATGCAAAACCTTGGATTAGATTATTGGTATTATTTTCTGATTATCTTATTTTTACATCTCAAAATGAAAAAAATGCCTTACTTGTAAATAAAAATAATAAGCCTAATAAGATAATTCACATCGGTTCAAATATTGAAAAAGTTAATTTTGAAAAAAATAAATTACAAGAAAAAAAATTAGAATTATTAAAGGGATATAAATTTCTTCTGGGATATTTTGGGTTTGTTGATTCAAGTAAGGGTTTAGAAGAACTATTTAATTTTATGAATAATGCAAAAAATAAAATTTTTAAATTAATAATAATTGGAGAATTAAATAGAAACAATAATTATCATTGTAAATTACTGAAGTATATTGAAAATAACAATTTAGAAAATAGTATAAAAATAACTGGCTATCTATCAGCCAGAGAGGTATCGAAAATACTAAGCGTTCTTAACATTTGTGTTTTACCCTATAAGGAAGGAGCGACCTTGAGAAGAGGTAGTCTTTTGACAGCACTGGCTCATAACCTTCCAGTGATAACAAAAAAAGGACCAGAAAATGAAATTTTTAGGGATAAAGAAAATATGCTTTTATATAATTCTGAAAAAGATTTAAGAGAAAAAATATTTCAGCTCTACAATAATAAAAAATTAATAAGCAAAATAAAAGGTGGTACTAAAAAAATAAATGGAAAATTTATTTGGTCAAAAATAGCTGATAAAACTTATAAATATTATCAGGAGATAATGTCTAAATAA
- a CDS encoding glycosyltransferase family 2 protein codes for MQPLIYIIIVNYNGLSDTKECLQSLKRIKYENYKVIVIDNNSKNNEYNILYKHFSYKYKIIYSKNNLGFAGGYNLGIKNALKNNADYVVLLNNDTVVGQNYIRGLLKPFSDKKIGITTSKIYYYSEKDKIWYAGANFNKFNGESRHIGLNEEDAKKYKKIYGIERASGCSMMIKKDVFNRIGFLDEKYFLTFEESDFCWRATKDNFRILFTPKSKVWHKVSSTMVKNSPVLIYYYWRNNLFFASKFFNPLHFLVFYIYYFLKSILYIIFWIFKYKFKAKEKIKVLVKAQKDFFQNKMGKQNI; via the coding sequence ATGCAACCTTTAATATACATAATAATAGTAAATTATAATGGACTTTCTGATACTAAAGAATGTTTACAATCTTTGAAAAGGATTAAATATGAAAACTATAAAGTTATAGTTATTGATAATAACTCTAAGAATAACGAATATAATATTTTGTATAAACATTTTAGCTATAAATATAAAATTATATATAGTAAAAATAATTTAGGCTTTGCTGGTGGATACAATTTGGGAATAAAAAATGCTTTAAAAAATAATGCCGATTATGTTGTATTATTAAATAATGATACAGTAGTCGGTCAAAATTATATTAGGGGTTTATTGAAGCCATTCAGTGATAAAAAAATTGGTATTACAACTTCAAAAATATATTATTATAGTGAAAAAGATAAAATTTGGTATGCCGGGGCAAATTTTAATAAATTTAATGGAGAAAGTCGTCATATAGGATTGAACGAAGAAGATGCTAAAAAATACAAAAAAATTTACGGAATAGAAAGAGCCTCTGGTTGTAGTATGATGATAAAAAAAGATGTTTTTAATAGAATTGGATTTTTAGACGAAAAGTATTTTCTAACTTTTGAAGAAAGTGATTTTTGCTGGCGGGCCACAAAAGATAATTTTCGGATTTTATTTACTCCTAAGTCTAAAGTTTGGCACAAAGTTTCTAGTACTATGGTTAAAAATTCTCCAGTATTAATTTATTATTATTGGCGTAATAATTTATTTTTTGCTAGTAAATTTTTTAATCCTTTACATTTTTTAGTATTTTATATTTACTATTTTCTGAAATCTATTCTTTATATTATTTTTTGGATTTTTAAATATAAATTCAAAGCCAAAGAAAAAATAAAAGTCTTAGTAAAAGCCCAAAAAGATTTTTTCCAAAATAAAATGGGGAAACAAAATATATGA